The Pedobacter ginsengisoli region AGTGCCGTTGTTTAAGTACAAAGCAAGTGTAACTGTATCAGTTCCTTTGCCCATTCTGCCTATTAGCAGGTAGTACTTATCAATTTTAAGTATAGAATTAGCAGTAACACGTGGATTATTATCATCCCATCTACCAAATGTTACTCCATTTCTGCTACCCATCCAAATACTATTGTCGTCATTAAGTCCAGCCCATATACCTTCATAATTTCCCCCATTCTTTAAATTGCCAAAAAAAGAATTTACATCTTTTAGCTCCCCTAATTGCTTTCCAGCCCTTAAAATACAAAACCAGGTGTATCCGCTCCCTCTTATCAAATAGTCAAACGCATCCTCATTGTGGGCAATAAGTTCTTGTTTGTTAAAAGCAATTGTATTGTGGTTGTTTAATTCTGAAAGCTTATTTCTTAAAGAAGGCATCCCCGAGCCTTTCACTTTTCGTCCCTCATCTTGTTTAACAAACTCTTTAACAACAGGTGTTAAGGCTTGATTTATCCATTTCTCCACTTTATTTTCTTCGTTTACAACAACGCCTTTATCAGCATCAAGATCAACAATTAATCCCTTTTGAAGGATGATTAACGGCAATTTTACTAATGTAAACCCACTTAAAATAGATATTAGTAATAATGGGGCGTAGACTAATTTATTCATCTCATTAATATAAAAATTTATTAAGTGATCTTAAAAATATAATTTATATTAGATTGAATTATGAAAACACGCTCTATTTTATTTTTTCTATGTTTACCTTTGTTAGGTTATTCACAAAGTGATTCAACTAATGTTGATTCCAGCAAAGTCTATCAGAAAATGATAGGAAAGTTGGATACTTCTGCTTTAGTTAAGTTTAATGCACTTCATTCTCCTCCTCAATTTAAAGGAGGCATGCAAGGATTTGCAGCATACCTTAAAGGAAGTTTGGTGTATCCTGATAAAGCCAAAAGAAACGGCACATCAGGAAAAGTTCTGTTGTCATTTGTAGTAGAAAGCGATGGTTCAATAAGCAATGTTGTTGTAGAAAAAGGAATTGGTGACGGTTGTGATGAGGCGGCTGTAAAAGCCATTCAAAATTCCCCAGCCTGGATTCCGGGTGTAATGAACGGACGTCCAGTAAGAGTAAAATATAATATTCCATTATCTTTTGGTGCCAAGAAATAATAATATTGTTTAATGTTATATAAGCACTACCTTTGCAGCAATTATGTTCAGGAGCCTTATCGCTTTTTCTTTAATTTTTATGATGCTGACTGCTAATTTTAGCAGATTCTTTATTTATGCAGGATTTGAGCTGAATAAAAATTATATTGCTTCGGAGCTTTGCGAGAACCGGGACAAGCCAATGATGCATTGTAACGGGAAATGTTATCTGATGAAAAAGTTAAAGCAGGCTGAGGAAAAAGAAAAGAATCAAAGTCGCGCAGCTCAAAAAGGTCATTTTCAGGAAGCATTAGTCACAAATAAAACAATCTTCAACTTTTTACCCCAATTAATTAAAGTTATTAAACTTGTGGAGTTGCCTTTTGCACTCCCAAGGCATTCCGCTGCTATATTCCATCCACCACAGGCGTAGCCAATACGTAAAACAGAATACCATATTCTGATATCTTCATGGAATAACAATTATACTTTAATTATTTTATAATGCACCTATTCAGATACTTATATATATCTATAGGCTTGGCTATGATGCTTTGTCATGTGCAAGCCCAAACGCAGCCTGTTAAAGGCCATATTTACGATTCGCAAACGCGTCAGCCTTTGGCAGGCGTTATTTTAACAACAAGTACAGCCCAGCAAGTGGGTAAATCCGATGCGAAAGGATACTTCGAAATCTATAGCGATCAACTTGATGGGCAAATAAAAGCAACTCTATCTGGATACAAATCTCAGATCATTAAAATTAGTACCAATCAAAATGAACTCAATGTTCAACTTGAGGCTGATGGAGTAAGTCTTAATGAAGTTAGGATAGCAGGTTATAGTGAAAATAAAACGAGCAAGGAAACAGCAGGAGGGATTTCATTGATAACTTCAAGAGATATCAATCGTGGAAGTGCAGTCTCGCTACAGCCCGCACTAAACTCAATTCCAGGAGTTCGGATGGATCAAAGTACACTTTCAGAAGCCCGAATTTCAATAAGAGGTAATGGGATACGTGCATCTTACGGCATCCGTAATGTAAAGATTTATGTAAATGAGATTCCCGTTACAGAAGCTGATGGTACTACAAGAATTGAAGCATTGGATGTAAATAGCATTGGTAGGGCTGAGGTAATAAAAGGGCCTGCTTCAAGTATTTATGGTGCAGGAACTGCAGGGGTGATTAACTTTCAATTACAGCGGTCGCCATACCAAGAACAAAGTATAGAAGCTTCGGCGCTTGTTGGTTCTTATGGCTTACATCGATTAGCCACAACGTATAAAAGTGGTGGTGATAAAGTAAATAGTTACGCATCTTATGGCTGGCAGGAATATGATGGTTATCGAGAGCATAGTAAAGATATGCGTAGGTTTTTGACCGGTAACTTTCAACTTTTTCCGAGCGATAAACGCATTATTACCTTAATGCTGAATAGGACTACACAATATTCGCAAATCCCCGGATCATTAACCCAGGATCAGCTTACTGCAAATCCAAAGCAAGCTAATGCCACAAATCTTGATAAAGCTGCTGGCAGATATCAGAACTGGACAAGGGTAGGCTTAGGGCAACAATATCACTTTAACGATCACTTCTATAATACCACAAGTGTTTTTACTTATTTCTATGATTTAAATCATCCTCTTCCTTATGCGTATATCCGTAATACCTATCAAAGTTATGGAGGTAGAACCCGCTTTATATACGATCCCGCATTTAATGTTTTACCTACCAAATTTACTGTTGGTGCAGAATTTAATAATGGCCTAACTAAGGGTATCCAGTATGTAAATAACCAAGGCAAAGAAGGAGCGATAAACTCTAATGTGGATTATCGAAATACTCAATATTCAGTGTTTTATCAATCTGAAACAGAGTTGGCTAAGAAGACCACTTTAACTCTAGGAATCAGTTATAATAGTTTGAACTATGATCTTCGTGATTACCTGAAACAAAATCAGAGTGGGATAAAAAAATTCGATCCACAAGCAACACCACGTATTGCCCTTAGTCATACTTTCAGTGATGCGATCAGTTTGCATGCAAGTGTAAGCTCAGGGTTTTCTCCACCTTCAAGTTCCGAAATAAAGAATGTTGATGGTTCTATCAATCCAAATCTGCAAGCAGAAAAAGGTATGAACTATGAGTTCAATGTGAAGGGGAACCTTTTAAAAACACGTTTAGAATATGATTTGGCTTTGTTTAAAATGGACATGAAAGGCGAGTTAATTGCTCAATCTATACAACAAGGTATTACAATTTATAATAATTCAGGTAAAACGAGCCATAATGGTGCGGAACTATCCTTGTCCTATCAGCTATTCAAACCTGAAGACGATAACCAGATATTTAGTTTGCGTCCATTTGTGGCCATAACCTATTCCGATTTTAAGTTTAAAGATTATAAGATTTTAAATGCACAGAATCAGATTACAGCTATATACGATGGAAATGAGCTAACTGGTATAGCTCCATGGATGATAAATGCAGGTATAGATTTTGAAGCAAAAAATGGATTGTATTTTTATGGAAGTTATTTTTATAGTGATAAACTGCCGCTTAATGATGCAAATACAAACTATAATTCTTCTTATAATGTTGTAAATGCCAAATTAGGATACAAAAAGCAAGTAGTTAAGCACTGTGAATTAAATATTTATGCAGGTCTAGATAATATTCTTGATAAAAGCTATAGTTCAATTGTTTCCTTAAACGCAGCCAGTTTTAATGGTGGGCAACCCGCATATTTTAATCCTTCACCAAAACG contains the following coding sequences:
- a CDS encoding energy transducer TonB, yielding MKTRSILFFLCLPLLGYSQSDSTNVDSSKVYQKMIGKLDTSALVKFNALHSPPQFKGGMQGFAAYLKGSLVYPDKAKRNGTSGKVLLSFVVESDGSISNVVVEKGIGDGCDEAAVKAIQNSPAWIPGVMNGRPVRVKYNIPLSFGAKK
- a CDS encoding TonB-dependent receptor; translated protein: MHLFRYLYISIGLAMMLCHVQAQTQPVKGHIYDSQTRQPLAGVILTTSTAQQVGKSDAKGYFEIYSDQLDGQIKATLSGYKSQIIKISTNQNELNVQLEADGVSLNEVRIAGYSENKTSKETAGGISLITSRDINRGSAVSLQPALNSIPGVRMDQSTLSEARISIRGNGIRASYGIRNVKIYVNEIPVTEADGTTRIEALDVNSIGRAEVIKGPASSIYGAGTAGVINFQLQRSPYQEQSIEASALVGSYGLHRLATTYKSGGDKVNSYASYGWQEYDGYREHSKDMRRFLTGNFQLFPSDKRIITLMLNRTTQYSQIPGSLTQDQLTANPKQANATNLDKAAGRYQNWTRVGLGQQYHFNDHFYNTTSVFTYFYDLNHPLPYAYIRNTYQSYGGRTRFIYDPAFNVLPTKFTVGAEFNNGLTKGIQYVNNQGKEGAINSNVDYRNTQYSVFYQSETELAKKTTLTLGISYNSLNYDLRDYLKQNQSGIKKFDPQATPRIALSHTFSDAISLHASVSSGFSPPSSSEIKNVDGSINPNLQAEKGMNYEFNVKGNLLKTRLEYDLALFKMDMKGELIAQSIQQGITIYNNSGKTSHNGAELSLSYQLFKPEDDNQIFSLRPFVAITYSDFKFKDYKILNAQNQITAIYDGNELTGIAPWMINAGIDFEAKNGLYFYGSYFYSDKLPLNDANTNYNSSYNVVNAKLGYKKQVVKHCELNIYAGLDNILDKSYSSIVSLNAASFNGGQPAYFNPSPKRNGYGGLNVKYIF